A stretch of Bradyrhizobium sp. CCBAU 53338 DNA encodes these proteins:
- a CDS encoding serine hydrolase: protein MSVPPISIQSPVTSISSNPEALGYMHGFPPSPDRLITFQDGSFRSFPELRWAWSNIRQLVPTVNVWRGAEPASVLPRAEQDIGAIASTTMDGRPMTFAKMLEETYTDGIAVLHRGKLIYERYFGALKPHKPHIAMSVTKSFTGVLAGILVNEGKIDPQAPITEYVPELKASAFGDARVHEAMDMTTGLEYTEVYTDKNSHVWGLRRANGMAPIPPDYDGPTTIFDFLVSQTKQGEHGKAFSYKTVNTDVLAWIIRRASGMTLSDLLSERIWQPMGAEEDAHYHVDRIGTESGGGGLSTTLRDLARFGETIRNHGRFNGRQIVPSSVVEDIARGGDPEKFKPAGYTTLPGASYHNQWWVTHNAHGAYMARGVHGQGIYVDPKAEMVIARYASHPVAGNAANDPVTLPAYMALAKALVAGG, encoded by the coding sequence ATGTCCGTCCCACCCATCTCTATCCAGTCGCCCGTAACCTCCATCTCATCCAACCCCGAAGCCCTCGGCTATATGCACGGCTTCCCGCCGTCTCCTGACCGCCTCATCACCTTCCAGGACGGCTCCTTCCGCAGCTTCCCCGAACTCCGCTGGGCCTGGAGCAACATCCGCCAGCTGGTGCCCACCGTGAACGTCTGGCGCGGGGCGGAGCCGGCGTCGGTGTTGCCGCGCGCGGAGCAGGACATCGGCGCGATCGCTTCGACCACGATGGACGGGCGGCCCATGACGTTCGCAAAGATGCTGGAAGAGACCTACACCGACGGGATCGCGGTGCTGCATCGGGGCAAGCTGATCTATGAGCGCTACTTTGGTGCGTTGAAGCCGCACAAGCCGCATATCGCGATGTCGGTGACAAAGTCGTTCACCGGCGTGCTCGCCGGCATTCTTGTCAACGAAGGCAAGATCGATCCGCAGGCGCCGATCACAGAGTATGTGCCGGAGCTGAAGGCGAGCGCGTTCGGCGATGCGCGCGTGCACGAGGCCATGGATATGACCACGGGCCTCGAATACACCGAGGTCTACACCGACAAGAACTCGCACGTCTGGGGCCTGCGCCGCGCCAACGGCATGGCGCCGATCCCGCCCGACTATGACGGCCCGACCACGATCTTCGATTTCCTGGTGTCGCAGACAAAGCAGGGCGAGCACGGCAAGGCTTTCTCCTACAAGACCGTCAACACCGACGTGCTGGCCTGGATCATCAGGCGCGCCAGCGGGATGACGCTGTCCGACCTGCTCTCCGAACGCATCTGGCAACCGATGGGCGCGGAGGAAGACGCGCATTATCACGTCGATCGCATCGGCACCGAGAGCGGCGGTGGCGGTCTTTCCACGACGCTCCGCGATCTCGCCCGTTTCGGCGAGACCATCCGCAATCACGGCCGCTTCAATGGCCGCCAGATCGTGCCGTCGTCCGTCGTCGAGGACATCGCGCGCGGCGGCGACCCCGAAAAATTCAAGCCGGCCGGCTACACGACGCTCCCAGGCGCGTCCTACCACAATCAATGGTGGGTCACGCACAACGCGCACGGCGCCTACATGGCGCGCGGCGTGCACGGGCAGGGCATCTACGTCGATCCCAAGGCCGAGATGGTGATCGCGCGCTACGCTTCGCACCCCGTCGCAGGCAACGCCGCCAACGATCCGGTGACGCTGCCGGCCTACATGGCGCTGGCGAAGGCGCTGGTGGCGGGCGGATGA